The genome window ctttaactcttctttttattcttatttttgtcTTGTAAATTTTTACGAATGACATTTAAATTCAGAGTAGCTACACTTGGAGATCTTTTGAGCTGAAGAGTTCCTGTGCACAGGAGTTACATGGGGCCTCCTGCTAATGAGCATCATTGCAGAGTTTTGgatgaataaataatttgacACTTCTTATGTGTTGgtatgggaaaaaataaattagagcTGCTttgagggagagagaaaacaaaattgttgAGTAAgtgctgtgtttcagttttgGGAGAGTGAAATTTGAGGTTCAGTCAGGCTTGTGTTTGCCTCACTGAGGTTGTACCTTCCCAGTCAGCTGTCTCCAGACCCTTAATTCCAGACAGCACTAATTAAAGCTTTATTTAGTCATTGAAAGTAATTAGGGAGGGTGGAGTTGGCTGACTGGGCCAGCACGTGCTCAGTGAAGCAACTGCAGGAATTAAATGTTTGGTCCTGCACTTACACAATGAGCTTCAATAAATAAACTTTTTATATTTATTGAGTGTAACTATATCTTAATGAGTGGAGTCTGCTATTAACAGCCTTGGCTAATTGAAGTGACAAGATCCCATACTACTCCTGAAGGAAGGTCAGCAGGGAGAGGTCAGCAGGGAGAGGTCAGCAGGTCACAGGCAGTGGCCGGGCCAGGCGCTGCCTGAGGTGTTTGGCGAAGTCCACCTGTGTCTGGGACAGCACCTGGTTGATGATGGTCTtgggcagccagccctggggaggagcagaCACAACCTGTGAGCAGAACCTgcctccccacagcccctggctcccctctctgcccccagccccaggtACCTTGAGGTCGATGCTGAGCAGCCAGGTGAGCCTGGTCTGGGAGGGGCTGCCGGGCAGCGGGCGCAGGACCATGCAGGTGGGACCGTTCTCAGCCCTGGTGGGGGGAGAGGCCCAGCTCAGACCCAAACCTGGACTTCTCAGCCTCAGAAATGCACTTTGGGGTTTGAGGTTttactgcagcagctcctgttgcCCACAGAAACCCAACGAGTCACCCTGCAGTGAAACCCTTGTGCCCTGGGCGActgcccctccctgcacaccCAAAGTGGAGCGAGCAGTGGTACCTGATGAACCCCTCCTGCTCAGGCATGGCCCCGTAGGTCGTGGACATCCCGGCCAGCACGCAGGTGGAGCCGCGTCTCTTGGCGCACCGGACGCTCACGAAGTCCCGAGGGCCAACGATGTTCCCGGGGGTGGCGGCCGCCTTCTCATGGGTGATCACCGTGTCCTTCCCAATCTTCTCCAGAATCTGCAGTTTGGAATTAAAACTTCCATTTGAAGCGTTTACTGCAAGCACAGCTAGAACTGTGAGGTTACCACGCGTTCAGATGCAGGTCTGACAAAGACCTGGTGTTTACAGTGACAAAAATTCCAAATACTTGCTCGCCCCCAGCtgcaaaactgtttttaatTCCTGAGTGAAAAGCTATTCCCTTAATGCTTCTCTGATTCCTTGTGCCTTGGGGCTGTTTCTCCCCCAGATCAGCCTCCATTTCCAGGAAAGCTCCTTTCCTGCAGAATTAGTCACACAGAAACTGCTCCAGACTcgcctctgctgcagcagcaacacAGCTACTGCAAAAACTCCTCTACATCTGCAGCAGGAAACAGAGAGGACACAGGCTGCCTGTGACAGGTCTGGCACGCATTTCCTACCCTGACTTCTTTGACGTTGGGGTTCCAGTCTCCCATCTGCTCCATGTTGTCCACCAGCTCTCCGTACACCGTGTCCAGGGGCTGGTCCACCACCACCTCCAGCCGGAACACCTTCCCCACGTCCGGCAGCACCTTGCTCAGCACTTTGTCTCCATTACCCTGGGGAGGGGATGGCACAATTAAACCAGAGCTGCTCACAGGAGGGCTGCAAGGCAGCACCACGGGGCAGAGCACCCACCGCCACCGTCTCTGTCTTCCAGTCATCCTGGTCCTCCAGGATTCTGAGGGATTTCTGCAGAGCTTCCTCTCCTTGCTTGATGTAAGACATTTCCATCTCGCTGAAGGGTTTCTCCTCCAGCCTTGAGCCTGCCAGCACCAGACAAAGGCAGGGCTGAGTGCAAGAACAGTATAATGTGCCAGATGAGCTTTATCTACACCAAATACCCTTCTCTGCACCCAGGGGATGGGGATTAAACCCAATTCCCACTCTGCCTCTGGTTCAGCAGAAGCACAGCCCACCCTCAAGCAGGTTTTTCCCCAGCCTGTGATGATCACCCCCCCAGCAGGAACAGACCCCTCAGGGGTCACTTACTGAGCAAGGAGCTTCTCCTGCGCACCTGGTGGATCCAGGTGCTGGGTCCTGGGCTGTGGCTCACGAgcctgctcagctcctggctgaTGGCCACTGCAGCTTGTCTCCTCAGCcctggggagagagggagcatGTCACCCACTGGTATCACACTGCCCAGGCCTTGCCCGTAAACTGGGCTTTTCCCCAGTTCAAACACACAGCATGGAAAAGTCCCTGCTTGTCACCATCTCAGGGACCCAACAGGCACAGGGAGAGCTGGCTGCCTcgcactgccctggcacaggctgtcctAAGCAATCCTGACCTTGGCTCCAGCTCCGAGTCGTGTAGCAGCAAAAATACTGAGGAGCATCGTGCAGGTGCCAGGAAAGAGCATGGAAATGGAGGACAGAGGTACAAAACCCTCACAGCCAGAGGGAGTGTGACCCAGAGCTGGTCACAGCGACATGAGCCAGCTCCTGTTACAGGTCTGGTTGCAAAAAGGATTTCAGGGACAGTAAATCACAGAACCCAACATGCTACAGAGTGGGGAGAACATCCCCAAGGCCCCAGCCACCGCTCTGAGGAGTTTAGAAAGAAAGAGGGTCCTTTCTGGAGCCTGTGACTCAACAGGAGCTTCTCGAATAAACTCTTGTCAGAAACTCCCACTCTGCTTGCAACAGCGGGGAGAGAATCCCCGAGCCCCAGACAGACGgacaggggctgctccagcctcgTCCTGTCCCGGACAGACGgacaggggctgctccagcccggACTCACCGGTCATGTTGCGCAGGTGGCGGTAGGAGATGGCGGCGCAGAGCTTGGACGTGGCTGGCAGCATCTCCGTGCGGGGTCGGAGCCGTGGGCTGGGCAGTGGCTGCGGTGGTGGCCGCGGTGTCCGTCTGTCCGCGGTGTCCGTCTGTCCGCGCCGAGCGCTGCtctgccccggccccgccgtgcACGGCCTTAAGTACCTGAGGCTGAAGGATTCTGCTCCGTCAGCCGGGAGATAAGAGCCGTCAGTCCGGGCTGGGCCCCGCGGGCCAAGGCCAGCCCCGGTTCCCGCACGCATCTGCCGGGGCAGCGCCGAGCGCACGGGGCTGGGAGCGTGCGGGAACCGGGCAGGAGCCACGGCCACGGCCACCTGCGGCTCCGAGGGGCAGGGGGAGGCAGAGCCCCGAGCCCCCCGAGCAGCTCCTGCCGTGCCTTGCAGGGATCCCTGGCCGGGCAGGGAGCGCTCCGCGGCGTGGACCATCAGCTGTGAGAGACAACAGCTCGTCACAGCGTCACACAAATcgttaaggctggaaaagaactCCGTGGTCACCGAGTCCAACCTTTGATGGGTAACGATGGATAATCAGGGATATCGATGGACAAAGCACAACCATCTTGGAATAAGGAGCCAGGCCGAGCGTCTGCAAGCACTGTGCACAAGAATCAGGACAGCCTGTAGAACACTGAATATATTAAATACTTTGAGCTGCTGAGCCTGGGACTGGAAGTGAGGTGCAGCCCCCCATTCCCCAGGCCCTGTTAtctgccccagcagtgcagtGCACTGATAACACTCAAGGCTAAAATGACATTTCTGGGATGAATTatggcctggagaccagcactcCCAGAAACCTGTGAATTACAGCTGCTTCCTTTGACGTCAGCCCCTGCACCCTCCTGCAGAGAGCCTGACCTTCCTCCCCCATTTCATCAACTTGGCCAAGAGGGAGGTCACCCCCTGACTGTgccaccagcccagccccagggagtCAACTTTGTCTCCCCCAACCTGTTCCCAGCTTTCCCGAGATTATCTGAGTCCCACCTGCCATCCAGAAtggtcctgctgctccccaggatgTTCTTCTCCATTGCCAGGGCTGCTATCCTCCACTGTGTACCAGGAAACACCTCATGCTCAGGTCAGCAGTGTGGGGTTAGAGGAAGGTGCTGCAGGGACCAGGAGGAAGGCAGAAGCTGCACTATCCCTTTTCCAAAACGTGTACTGGGAACTCCTCTGTGCAGCCATGCCCTCACAAGTGTGATTCCCAGGTCATGGCACAGCTCCCCCCGTGTCTGGGCTGCACCCACATCCCTGCACACAGTGGGGACGGAAACCCAGGAGGCTTTGAAACCCCTgagacacagccaggagcatccagcccagagcactgacaGGTCTGGGTGCTCAGGGACACCACAGACACCCCAGCATTGTGCAGTGCCCCAGCCCTCACCGTCCCCCTGCCCTGAGAGTGAGGGGGACACGGCCCCAGGGAGCCCCTGGCTGCCAACACTCCAGGACTGTTATCCCtgatggagcagctgctcccagcacaagGCCTCCCACAAGGACACACGGCTGTTTGTGAGaacaaccaaaacaacccaTGCAGAGCcacccctctggctctgggctgggggtACATGACCTATCTGTGTCctcaggaggggacacaggcaCAGCCACACTGTGCCATAGCTCGTGAGGAAATGTTGCAGGTGACCGGTCCGCAGAACGGGACACAGACCCCAAAAAGGCAGCCAGAATCCTCGGGGGGATCAGGTTAACTGGGACTCCACAGCCCCCCGAGGCACCCCCAGGTTCCTGCACAAAGTCCCCACACAGCTCCATTTACATTCACTTCATTGGCTTGAAGTACAGACATTCACAAATGTACAGAACCAAAATTCTGCCAACCAAAGGCACTGGAGATTTACCAGGACCTCAAGGCTGAGGGACCCAAGAACCCTGAGCCCCTGCCCCTGGAGAACATTCCCCTATTCCAGCCCATTTCCCACcgcagtggctgcagcaggggaggCTCTGTGGGGGTGAccctgtccctcctgctgcagcacagcccagggggTGTCCCCCCCCATTTCAAGGCTGCCTGTGGTGCTATTTGGAGAGTGCAGACTAaccacagcccccagcacccacagagGTCACACCCAATGCTGTGATAAGATAGCAGGCTCAAGAGCAGCACGAACAGGTCCATGTCTTACCCTTCATGATACCCCCAAAGAGCCATCCCCTCCTGCCAGAGATTTTCCAGCCACAGGAGCCAGCTTCgtaaatgctttttttattaaattttgttAGAACAAGAAATAGCATTTCCTTGTTTAAACCTTTGTTACCCCCAAACCCACAACACCCACTCAAGCCCAATGGGGCAGAAATGTTCCCCCCCAAAGCAAGGGGTCCCTGGGTCAGTGAGAGTGGGCCAGTGGGCCGCAACAGCTACCAGCTCTCCAGGACAGTTGTGCTCAACCCCAGCAAACAGAGCTGGGCTTGTCCTATGTCCCAGCATGGACTCTTCACCCAAAGGACTCCCACTGCTCAGGGGAGCAGCCTGAGGTTCCACAGGGATTGTCCTCGCCCAGGTTTTCCATTCCCTGCCCACACCCAGGAGGCTCCTGGAGCCTGGCAGCTGCCCAAAGCCAGCCCCAAGGCCCAGGATTCTCCTACCTGCGGAAGggctgggacacacctggggcaaAGGACTCTCCAACCCTACACAGCTGCACCCGCTCCCCCAGCACTGAggtgaggaggagctggaggtccaggctctgcagtgccccaggtgcagcagctcttCATGAACAGGTAATTAGTGGGTTCAGGCTCGGCTGCAGGGAagtggcacagcctggctggggtTACAGGTAGTCTTTGTTGGCGTACAGGGATATCCAGGTTCTGCTCCCCATCCTAGAACAGGATCTTGCCACAGGCTCCAGCGCTCCCTTGGAGTGAGCCCAGCCCGTGGCTGGAGCAGGGGTCCCCAACTGTCCCTGCAGAGCACACGGAGGGGACAACAGCTGGCCTGAGGGGTGCTCGTCCTGAGGGAGGGACTGTCAGGACCAGAATACTGGAAAATCATCGATGTCAGGATCAAGGATTTATTTACATGTCAAGGAAAACTCTCACCCAGAGTCATGCgaggaggaaaaagcaaacaaactgaAGGAGCAGTGATTTGCCGTCCAAACACAAATGCTTGCACTCCCAGTGCGCTGGGCCCTCCTCATCTCCTTCTCCAGAAGAAGACTAAAGGCATGATTTGTGTACAGTTACCAGCACCACGGAAAATacaatctgaaaataaaacctgcCTTTTCAAGGAGATCTGTCCCTGACCAGGCAGCTCacggagcagccctggctccttgCAGCCCAGGGGCAGCAGCCTCAGTACTCATCCAGCGTGTCCGCCCGCGGCACCGACAGCCCCCGCTCCTTCAGCGCCTGCACCTTCAGCTTCTCGGACTCTTGCTTGGCCTGCTGCTCCACCCGCTGCTCCTCCAGGATCTCCTCGATGGACacctgctgcagaggtgtgtcGCTCTCCTTCTCCAGGTCCTGCAGGAGAAACCACCccttcagctctgcacagcatccctggagcgcAGGGCACCCACATGCCTTCCGTGAGTCCCAGCAAAGGGAGAGGGTGACAGAGAACAGAGGTGCTGGAAGTGCTCTCAGGGGTGGGGACGTGGGCAGGGATCCCCAGCACCGCCCTGGGAAGGGGCTCCTGGGGACCCCTGACAGTGCTCAGCTCCTCCCGAGCCCATCCCAGATAGTGTGGCCTggtgcagagccagcagggaggtaacaggcagccagcagtgccgccctccagcagtgccacacAAACTGGAGCTTCCCCACAGCTCCCTCTACATTCTTCTTCATCCTTCACATCATCCCAGAGAGGCTGCAGCAATAGGAGGCACCCTTGCCCTGCAGGCTGGCATTTCTGTGATGGTTCAGCCTGAACTGGCCCTGGAGCTGGCTGAAATTTCAGCCCAACAGAACAGCAACCATATTTCACAGCAGACAGACAAACCGCAAGCACCTCCAGCTCAGGCCCAGGCTGCAGTAGGAGCTGTGCACTTACAATttcccccagcagcaccacgTTCTCGCCCCTCACCACGAAGATGCCCCGAGGGATGTCCCCATACTTCTTGCCCACATGGATGCGCTCCACAGTCTGGTGCAACACCAAGTTTGCTGCAGCAACGAGAGAGACAAAAAAACCAGCGATGTTCCACGGTGAATTTGGGCGGAGAAGTGTCCCCGTCCCaccaggcagagcccagagccgTGCTGGTGTGAATCTCCCCCATCACTCGGTGGGTGCCCCGAGCCGGGTCCCTGCAGCCACAGACCCCACCCGAGCCCCACGTGCCGGCAGCACTGAAGATGACGACGATGCTGCAAGCTCTGGGCAAGGACCAGAGCGTTTGTTTAGAAGATGAACATCACTCAGCTGCTTCTGCCCAAAAAGCGATGCCAGAGTTCCAGGTAGGGGAGAAACCCCCGTGAAGCACCTGGTCCAGGGGGATCCCACTCAGAGGGGGAAGTCTAACCTCAGCACAACCACACTGGGAAAACGCACCgcagcttcctcctcctcccctgcccagctccccgCGGCCCCGGACCGGCCGTACCGAACTGGTCGATGCTGCGCAGGTACCCGATGAGCGTCCGTCCGTCCCGCAGCAGCACCAGGTGCTTCTCTGCGGGAAAGGAGAGCAGGGGTCGGGCACGGCCACGCGGGGTCGGAGCCCACGGGGGGCGGCTCGCTACGGGAACAGGGGTCCGGGGGCCGCACGGGGAGCACGCGGGGCAGGACCCGGGGGAGCGGGAGCCCAGACCCCGCGGCGGGGCGGCACGGAGGGGACGGGCAGGCCCTGGAGCACTCACTGTCGATGTCCTGGATCAGGCTGGCCGTACCGGGCATGTAGTTCATGGTGCCGCCGCGCCCGCAGCGGAAGCGCCGCCATGCGCCACCGCCCCGGAACCGCCCTCGCCGGGCGGGGCCCACCCGGCGCTGCCCTTTTAAGCCGCGGCAGCCGTGCGCGCGGGGCCGCCGCCGATTGGCCGGCGCGGGCGGGGAGCGGCCAGCGATTGGGCGCGGGGACGTCGGGGGGCCGGGGCCTCGGCGGTGGCCATGGAGCCCCGCGCTGCCGGGCCGTGCCCGCCGCGCCCGCCCGCGGTGGCCGCGCAGGTAACGGGGCGGGGGCGGGCACGGGCCCTCGGGACGGGCACGGGCCCTCGGGACGGGCGGGCAGCGCTCGGCTcagcccggccctgccccggtAACGGGCGCGCAGGGCGGTCCCAGGGCGTGGGCAGCGCCCCTAGCCTAGCCCGCAGCCTCCCACGGCCCGCCGGTTTCTCGTGGCTCTGCTCGCGGACCCGTCCGGGCGTGTAACGGGGCACAAAGGAGCGGGTGCACGGAGACGTTTCTAGCGTTCGTGTGTTTGTGCGGAGATCCCGGGAGCGCGGTGATCCCGGAGCGGTTTGCTGAGCGGGAGGGCCGCGATCCCGGGGTTGGGCATTCCCGGATTGGCCGTTCCCGGATCCGTTATCTGCGGGGGTTCGGGCCGCTGCCCCGGTTCCGTGTGCCGAGaaaggctctgccctgcccgAGCAGGGTCCTCTCTGTAGCCACGGCTGTGGTTTGGTTTATCCTCGGGGATATCGGGACTGGGCCGGCTCTTGCATAAACCCCGGCACTCAGGTTGTACAGCTCGGGCAAAACACTGCTTTGTGTCATTCCCTGAGCTCCTGAAATCCTGTGTTTCAATATCCCTTTGCAGTTAGGTGGAAATTCATGTTTCCTACACATCAGTTATGGGATGGATCCAGGTAAATCCTCGGACATGCCCTGGATGTGCAAATGTTCCGTACAGGGACCCACAGGACCTGCAGCTCGAGGAGCTGAACGCTGGCTGGCAGAGCTCGTCTGTTTCCATCGTGTCTGTGTGAGAACGAGCAGGGAAGTGAGCTTTTCCTCGAGTGTGTTCCAGCCTCCGTTGGTGATGCAGTGCTGGCATTGAatcctccaggagctgcacacCTGCCCCTGAGCTCAGCTCGACTGAGCAAGACCTGGTTAAGCTTGGTACAGCCAGGTTAGACTAGGAAAGCCTAAAACTGGGGCAGATCAGCTTGAGGGCAAAGGAACCCCCCTGGGTAAATGCTGTAAGAAGGGCCAGTCCTtgctcctgcagcacctctgcccACGTCCATGTCCCATCTCCTTCCCTGCGCTCTTGTCCCCAGGCGATGGATTCTCCCTACGCCAACGGAGCCTACAGCCCCCCGTACCCGCACTACGACAGCCTGCCACAGGCACGGGGCTTCTACTGCTCGGGGCCCCCGCGCAGCCCCTACCCCACGGAGCCCACGGGCCTCTACCGGCCCCCGTCGCCCGCTCCCGCCTGGAGCTACGTCCCCCCGGAGTGTCCCAGCGAGGGCTCCGCGCTCCGCAGGCAGCAGGTCCCCGGCTACTCCCCGCCACAGGTAAGGCGCTGCCAGCCCCGTGAGGTTCCTGGCGTGGTGGGTCGGGGGGTCCCTGTGGCTCTTGAGCACCTTGTCCTGCCTGGTTTTTCTCTTAAAACACCGGTAGTCACCCTGTTCTCTGGAGACTCTGAGCTTTTGGGCTAGGAAAGCAGGAATTGGGTAGCCAACCTGAGCTGCAGCCACTTCGCAGAGTCCCAGAATCCTGAGATTGGAGAAGATCTCCATGATCACCGAGTGCAAGCTGTGCCCAATCCCCACCTCGTCACCCAGCCCGGAGTACTGAGTTCCACATCCAGTCCTTCCTTGCAcgactccagggatggggactccaccactgccctggccctTATGTTCCAGTGTTTTACAACCCTTTCCgtgaagaaatttctcctgatgtccagcctgaacttcccctggcacagcttgagactgtttcctcttgtcctgtctcttgttccctgggagcagagcccgctCCCCCtggctgccctgcccagctcccagggctgtctGGGGGTGCAGTGCTGGGGGTGACCCCGGCTGTAATTCCCGTTCCCCTGTCCTTGCAGACCCCGGGAATGCCGATGCCGCAGTATCCATACGGAGACAGCGGTGCAGGAGTCACAGGGCCACAGCCCAGAGCCCTGGAGGACACATGGGGCCCCCCCTCTGTCTATGGGGTGCAGCCACATTGCACCTGGCCCACAGCCTCGGGGCACGGCAACCTCTACGTCTCTGATTCACACCCAGCCTGGACTGGCAGCGGGgctcctgcccaccctccctccTGGGAGTCACAGGGACAGGTGAGCTCCTGTTTGCATACACAAGACTTAAATCCACAGCTGTGATTCCATAGAGTACCAGAAGGACAAGATGTCCTGGGGTGGGTCTGACAGGCTTTCTCTGGGTTGGATCAGGAATTAAGGGACTCCACGTTTTTGGTCCCCAGGCAGTAGCAGCCCTCACAGGGGGGTCAGGGGCTCAGACTCCTCCTCTGGCCAGATGGCCCTTGCTGGGGTGTTGCTTTCTAAGCTGGGGACCAGAGcacatgtccctgtccccagcatccccagccctgtccactGCAGGATGAAACCTCTGTGTTTAAGGGAAATTCACTGAGAGATGTTTTCTCCCTCTAACTGCAGGACTCTGTCTACGACAGACCTGAGCAGAGCCCCAGCCCACACAGTTACTATTCTGATGTGGACCACCGGCACTCGGGGACAGTGACTGAGCACAGGATGGCCAAGCCTGCCCCGTGCCAGCCCCGGGTGCAGTACagtgctcagccccagctctaTGACCTCGCCCCACGGAAGCCCGTGGCTGGAAGCCGGGAGCTGGGCTTCAAACCTGCTGACCAGCCTTGCACAAATCCTGCAGCCATGCAGCCGGAGATTCAGAGGATCCTCCACGTTATGGGGGAGGCTGAACAGCTGGAGGAAGACGTGGATGAATTTGTAGGGAAAAAGACAGATAAATCCTACCGGCTCCTGGAGGAGATGCTGaccaagctgctgctggagctggattcCATTGAGACTGGGGGCCAGGACAGTGTCCGGCAGGCCAGGAAAGAGTCCGTCCACAGAATTCAGGCCATACTggaaaaactggaaagaaagggATTGTGAAAGCACATGAGCCACAACACACAGCCTGTTATTGAGGTTCCAAAGAGTTTCAGTTCTCTTAAATCTCAACTGTTTCTGCTACGCACTATTGACAGTGGAATAGCAATAAGCCCTGAGTCAACAAATCTAAtcaaacccaccaaaaaagCCTGCCCAGAAGCCCAGCCCTGACAAACAACTCGGCAAAGGACAAAATGAGAGAGGTTTGAAGCAGCAAAAGTATttaatgaagatgttgaagagaaCTGGGCcaaggatggagccctgtgggGTTGTGTACAGAGTTCCCCAGACCAGGTCCAGTCTCTGGGTGCCTCCTCCAGCCACACCCAGTCTTTAAACACTCATCAGATGTGCTGCAATGTGCAGCCACCAACCAAGACTCTGGGCTTGTCCTCACTGCCTGTAATTTCAGCTTCAGCTCCCTTGCCATAAGCCCCGTGTGTCCTCATAGGCGTTGTTTGGGTTTAGTGCACTGAAGGAGCAACACTGAAGTGCTGGAGGGAGGGACTGTGCTGGCACACGTCACGTCGTGCTGTTCCTCTTCTGTGGTGCAGAGCCAGCGTAGGGTGTCCCTGTGGGCTTAGGAACAGACTGGAAATCCCAGTTCTGCCACTGGAAGGGAGAAGTGTGAGGAGAGAACAGATGCAGGATGCTTGGAAGTGATTTTCAGGTCACTTGGGTCAAAATCCCCTGTTTAATGTCCCTCTCTGTCCTGCGGGTTTTGTGTCCCACTGTGCAGCACCACGGGGTGGGAGCAGCTCCGCCTGTTCCAGCTCCTGATCACCACCTGCACAGCaactcactgctctgtgtgactCTTAATAAACCCTGACcagtttaaaatgttattttgtaaTTGAGATGTCTCAaagtctttctttctttaaagagaAGTGGTGGGGAAGGTTTTGTAACTCAGACCAAAACTCCAGCCCTGCTGTACCGGTGCTGAGGTCATGGGTGAATGGAACACCTGAGGAGGCTGTTTTGGGGTGCCAGGGTGCCCCATTGCCTCCCAAGTAGTGCAGATGCTCCAGGAGCCTCCAGCTGTAGCTGAGTTGTGGAGGGGATCTGGGGCTGGGAGTGCCCTGACCCCGCACTGTGCGCTGACAGCCAGCTGAGGTCCTGGAGGCACCTGGCAGATCCCACATTCCCAGACAGGGCTGTGGGCACGGGACTGACCTTTGGAGCTTGTTGGATACACGTGTGGTCAGcctgcacagcctgggagggagctggatgtcctgggacagggagaggctcagctgctgtttcattttgtgccaggcagggagcagccaggccaAGCTATTCCATGCTTCCAGGCAtctgcctgctggggatggCTGGTTGTGCTGGGAGACCAAAGCAATTCACTCAGAGAGGGCTGCCCTGTCGCTGTTCCGGTGAAGCAGTGGCCCAGCCCCCGTGATTGCCACCCCTTCCCCCATCTGCTGAACCCATCCACCAAACATATTCCTGAACAATATTTCTT of Cinclus cinclus chromosome 29, bCinCin1.1, whole genome shotgun sequence contains these proteins:
- the LSM1 gene encoding U6 snRNA-associated Sm-like protein LSm1, with product MNYMPGTASLIQDIDKKHLVLLRDGRTLIGYLRSIDQFANLVLHQTVERIHVGKKYGDIPRGIFVVRGENVVLLGEIDLEKESDTPLQQVSIEEILEEQRVEQQAKQESEKLKVQALKERGLSVPRADTLDEY
- the BAG4 gene encoding BAG family molecular chaperone regulator 4; protein product: MEPRAAGPCPPRPPAVAAQAMDSPYANGAYSPPYPHYDSLPQARGFYCSGPPRSPYPTEPTGLYRPPSPAPAWSYVPPECPSEGSALRRQQVPGYSPPQTPGMPMPQYPYGDSGAGVTGPQPRALEDTWGPPSVYGVQPHCTWPTASGHGNLYVSDSHPAWTGSGAPAHPPSWESQGQDSVYDRPEQSPSPHSYYSDVDHRHSGTVTEHRMAKPAPCQPRVQYSAQPQLYDLAPRKPVAGSRELGFKPADQPCTNPAAMQPEIQRILHVMGEAEQLEEDVDEFVGKKTDKSYRLLEEMLTKLLLELDSIETGGQDSVRQARKESVHRIQAILEKLERKGL
- the STAR gene encoding steroidogenic acute regulatory protein, mitochondrial yields the protein MLPATSKLCAAISYRHLRNMTGLRRQAAVAISQELSRLVSHSPGPSTWIHQVRRRSSLLSSRLEEKPFSEMEMSYIKQGEEALQKSLRILEDQDDWKTETVAGNGDKVLSKVLPDVGKVFRLEVVVDQPLDTVYGELVDNMEQMGDWNPNVKEVRILEKIGKDTVITHEKAAATPGNIVGPRDFVSVRCAKRRGSTCVLAGMSTTYGAMPEQEGFIRAENGPTCMVLRPLPGSPSQTRLTWLLSIDLKGWLPKTIINQVLSQTQVDFAKHLRQRLARPLPVTC